Genomic window (Nomia melanderi isolate GNS246 chromosome 14, iyNomMela1, whole genome shotgun sequence):
aaagagTGTTTAACAGCATGGCACACGTAAGGAAGTTACCTTTATTATAgttctgtttcaaataaaataattctgtgaaTAGTACTTTGTCTTTTATAGTTATTATGGACGTAATGTTGGACGTTTTATCATGCTGTCATTAGCAATAATTAATCTTCAATGATAGTATCGATAGATAatcacaaaataaatttcatctatCTTATACGATACTCTTGAACATTAAATCTATTTACAAGTTCATGATAAGACGTGTATAGTAAATGCAAACGATGATATTGTCTGTAAAAACATGTTACATAATAGGTATAGTAACTTTTAGAAAATAGTTGACATTACTCCAATGCTTAACTAGTAGTTTCAGTACATGTAAAAACATATACTGTTGAAGTAAACACGCACACTAAAACATTTGTACAAAATACAACATAGGAAACTGAATTCCGCCTTCTCTAATAAATAGTTGTAGCAAAACGAATTTTCAATATGGAATAAAACTTTTTGCTACTTTCTAGCACTGATACTTTCCataaaaaattgatgaaaagtATCTAATGATTGCTAGTAAAATACTTTGCTAAAATTACAGATGACTGATGCATTAGTCATGCAACTATCAATGATCTCTGTAATTTCATGCATAAATTGTCGTTATTATACGCTGCTCAAAGCCCACTGAGAGACTTCTGTTGGTATCCCAGGATAATTTTTTATAGCTTCCATAACTTGCTGTGACGTcagtaaaaatttataatactgaTATTCTTTTTCAACTTTTGAATGTATACCGCTCACCGGTATTATGATTTCCAAGTTCTGTGAAAGTTTTATCTGTGACTAGATTGCTCAAATCTCATGATAGAACGCTGTTCTATTTCTTACCTTAATGTGCTCAAAAGCTTTCATGATAACAGGCCTTTGCACACTTTGTATGGATGAATTCTGATTGACAAATTTAATGTAACGATTATATACTGCCTCAAAATTCAATGGTTCCCCATcataaatttctgtttcatgtttCATTGCTATTATCTAAAATAATGGAACAATTAGGATACACTCCTCTGCCAAAAGCAAGAGCAGAAAAATACACTTACTAAACATATTTCTAAAACAGACAATCCCTCGAGCATCAGGACTTTATCatcttgagaaaatattttactagcTTCTACAAAATCGTTTACTTCCAATCTCTGATGTTTCTCTGACAATGTTGACACAGCAACTGCCAGAAAATTTCTGAAACTTCTTTCACTTGTATCCATCTGATACATCCTCTTTAACAGATTGACCATAGTTGCATTAGTGACTAAACTTTTTATATAATCATTCCACATAGAGCCAAATTGTGGATCTATTGTACAATCATCATACTGTTGCTCTATCCTATTTACATTCTCATCATCTGGAAGACTAAGAAGATGTTGGAAGAGTTCTAAACGATCATCAAAAGCAGATGTTGGCTGCTCAGAAGATGATGTATCACCAGGGAACAAAAATATCTGGCGATGAGAAAATCTTGATTTTACCCTTTTTTCTAGAAGTTCTATAACATCTAATCTACAAGTCATTCCTATTACACATATCGGAGCCTGaagaggaaaatatttatttaaatacagaCTAGAATATAaagtggattatttatttttatacttactTGAGCAGATTGAGCAATATCGAATAGATTATAGAGTAAAGTCTGATTATGATGttcacaaaataaatcaaactcatccaatataaaaataactggTTTTGAACGTTTCTTATCTCCTGATTTTAAGCAGTCAAGCAAAAAAGCCAAATTCTCAGCGAATGTACCAAAAACTTTGTCCCCTACCACATTTTCTAATTGCATTTGACGAGTTGCATCTTTCAGTGCTAAACGGTCATCAGTATGAACAAGGCCATGAAGGTTTACTATCAAGGCATTATCTTTGAAACTTTTTATCGATGATAATTCTTTTAGAACACTATTAATTAACTACAACAATTaagatttatatgtataaatgatagaaatatttaagcagaaatttgaaataaaaggaaacatacTGTTGTCTTTCCACTGCCTCTAGGACCAATTAACAAAGCAGAATTACTTTCTCCCATGTCAACTGttcgtttcaataattccaaaacatGCATACGCTCTTTCACATGATGTCTAAACTTTGTTTCTGGACACATGATTTTACGTTTTAAATACTTCCTTGTCAACAATATCATATTATCTTGAAAGTCAATGGCcatattctttttcttattcataCTGTTCTCCTCctaaaaagtttataatttttttttgtatattataaataggttttaatataaatatattggataattaTTGGCCGATTTGATCTTTCTCATAAATGTAGTCATTGTTGATTCACAAAGTAATCATTTTGATAGCTTACACATATTACAGATTGATGATTTTGTACGgtcatattaaactataatttgATGAGCGTTTAGCGTCTCTGATTAGCCAAACATAACCtacaaagaataaaagaaaacgtaTGCAATACCTTGAAAACGTTTTTGCTTGAAGATTTAATCCACTTAATTAGTCTCAGTATTGGTTGAATGAATAGAAAACTGAAACGTATAATCTcagaaattctaaaataatcGAGAAATTTTAAATCTTCGGTTATAAAAGCGTTAGGGTCGGGTTGTTTACAAAACAAGTATGGAAGACGCAGAATCCAAAACGGACAAGAAAAATTGtacgtttttatttaaaagaagaaagattCGAAGCACTGCAGCTCGAAAACGTAAAGGAGGAAGTGATGAAGACGGTAATTACACACATGGAATTCGCAATGTTTCGCTCTTACTTAAATAGACTATAATTTCATTAGATAAATTTGATTAGTAACCTGTTTAGGTTATACCTGttacttataaaatttaatacatattttatatttagacagTAGCGAGGATGAAACTACAGTGGTTAAAAAGGAGAGGAAACACGATGGTAACAATCCTATGAAACAAAGTGTAagttacagaaattttaatacATCAACAGATACATGTGTTGACAAACAATATGGTATCATTTGTACTGAAGAAACATTCATATGTTAGTGAACGTGAAAAGTTTTGTAAATACAGTCTTTTACAGACTAACACAAAAAGGTTGAAAGATCAAGAAAAAGATATTGACAATGATACTAGTGAAGATGAAAGCATCACAGTTTCATACAAAAGTACACGAACCCCTATGCCAGCTGGGCCAAGCGATCAAGGAGCAACAGCAATTTTagaaacagaaactgaaaagGACAAAGATGCTCAAGCTATATTTGAGAAGGCTCAAAAGATAAATGAGGTATTTACATACATAGTAAGACAAATGAAAGATAATCAAGTTTAATATATTACCATTATTTCTAGGAACTTGAAGGAAAGGAAGATGATAAAATTTATAGGGGTATAAATAACTATGCtcaatattataagaaaaaggACACAGCTGCTGGAAATGCTTCCAGTGGTATGGTACGTAAAGGACCAATTCGAGCACCAGCTAATTTAAGGGCAACAGTTAGATGGGATTACCAACCAGATATTTGCAAGGACTATAAGGAAACTGGCTTTTGTGGTTTTGGAGGTAAGAGACTGGAAAAAGACtgacaatattttatgtatcattAACATTTCATATACTCATTTTAATTTCCAGATAGTTGTAAGTTCCTTCACGATCGTTCAGACTATAAGTTAGGGTGGCAATTAGAAAGGGAAGCAGCTACAGGAGAATACAACAACAGTGGAGACGAGGatgataaaaaatatgaaattcatagCGACGATGAAAATCTTCCattcaaatgttttatttgcCGAAACAGCTTCACCGACCCCGTTGTTACAAAGTCTGTATAATCTTGATAGCCTCGGAGGCGgacatttatttaaaacaatcaattaaacacaattaattttcctttcagatgtaaacattatttttgtgAGAAATGTGCGTTAGAGCATTACAGAAAGAGTACTAGATGTTACATCTGTAATGTCCAAACCAATGGTGTGTTTAATCCAGCCAAAGAGTTAATTGCACGAACAAAAATGGAAGAAAGGGGGAGGGAAAATGAGGAAGATGTCGACGAGTCCTCTGATGACGAATAAACCAGATATTTTATACACAAACAAGTTACTTTCTACCAAGACCCTACTTCACTGTAAACCAACCCTTATATTCCTTCATCAAAGAAGAATGATATTAAACTTTCCATCAGGCATCAAGCAATAATACCAAAATCCACAAAAATCTTTTCCCACAatgaatcaataaaaaaaaagcaggttatttaaattcaaactaCCTTAATTGTAAAATACTCCCCAGAATTCTCGAAAACCAAACAAATCTTAACATTCGGACATTCAGCTCcatcaattattaacgaaaacaaaaaaagaaaacaactcCTACATAAATCAGTTTCCCTAAAAGTGCACAAAGGAATCAAAAACTAGCAAACTCTGAAAGCTCCGTCAGCCGCCGCGCGGTACGCGGGTCGACAACCCTCTCCGACAAAAGGTCTAGATTTGGAAGATCCCGCCTATGAGCCGTTCCACAAACACTCGTCGACTTGACGTCGCATCGGAAGCCCCGGTTGGAGGGTACAGCACGCCGGCGCTCACTATATAGGACGAAGGTGATTCTAACGGCTCCGTAGTTGTGTTCCCTGAATCGATACACGCGCAGTGTTGTTCGCCCCGCGCTATGAAAATGTTGCCGAGCCGTTCGTTTTTCACGGGCATACGGCGAGTGGCTGGAACCGGGCCACGAACGTTGTCGCACCAGCATTCCGTCGCCGCAGCTCGGGCCGACGAATAAAAGGAAGGAAAGAACAGggggaaaataaaggaaagtgGGAGACGCTCGAGGAGGTGTCGCGTGTGGCGGTGCGCGGCTGGAAATTCGAGGGTCCTCGCGTACCACATCCATCCACGCCTTCCCCTTCATCGATTTCCGAGGAGGCACGGACGCGCGCAAAACCCCCGCCGCCTGGTGCAACGTGATCGTCGCTCGCACGGACATGAACCGAACGTGAAAGTGTTCGATCCTCGTCGACCGTGGTCGCGACCGAACCGATTAACAACCTCAGTGCCTCGAGGAATCGGCAGGGGTGGTAGCCACCGGGTTGCTCGGTTAAAGGGAGGAACCAAACTCGTGTTAACGGTGTGTGCGTCTTAATCGAATTACTAGCAATCCGGGTGTGATATTCTATTACTACTATTGATATTTTGCTGGTGAAAATTCGTACAATCAAGAATTCCCCCTGGATACACTGAAGAATGTGATAATGTTAAAGTGTTCTCCGAGTGAATTTCCGGTAGCGCTAACGGCTCCGGTGATATGCACCGTGCCACCGCGATACGGAAACCGTTTTCCGTAGTAACACGACTGCGGCTTGATTTCGATCGTGTAATCGGTAATGCCGATGATCGACGCGCTCCCTCCCAGGTGTTCTCCGATCATTAACGAGACGTCTGTACGACTCGCCGTGAACAGTGCACCAACGGAAGAGACATTCAGAAGGTGTTTACGTTTCACGAGAATCTTTTATTAACCAGGTGAGTCGATAATCCTCTAACAAGATTAATACCGAATGAATTATATTCGTGTTTGTTCAACCATGTTCTTTCTCAATCGTCTGCATCTTAATTGccgcgtaataataataataataataataataataatcataataataataataataataatagcagcagcagcagtaaaGCGTATGCAGTTTTCAAGCGAACCAGTTCTTAACGAAGACGATGCATACGTGTGCATGAATAATTGCACGATGCAAAACACGGGAGAACGATGTTGGCCCGGCCAATAGGCGAATATGTATTTTCCCCTGTTATTTAGTCCGGTTACGAGGCGCGAGTCCGCGCAGCAGGTTATTTTAAAAGCGACACCCGGCCGTCGCCCGTTGAAATCCAGACGCGACGGACAATGCGCGCCGGGAGTCGCCTCCGCTGTCTCCTAATTAGCGATAATCACCGATTAAATACGGTTATCGTTACGCTGTGCACAGACGTGGACGCGATTGTCGGTCGCGGCGCACGTAGCCGCCCGTAGTTTCGATTGGCATTAGAGGCTGCGAGAACTGCCGCTTGCCGTGAGTCAGGGACCGAACGAATaaagacaaagagagagagggagagagagagagagagagagagactcttgccggggaaaaaagagaaaaaaagaatgtGTTCTGTTATGCGTCATCGCGCGACTCGAGCAGCTCGTCGAGTGCACTCGAATGCGTCGCGACGCAGCCACGTGCGGCTTGTGCTTGGTTGCTGCCCGCTCGTTCCTCCATGGGGTTCGCAACACCCCGCAACGCGTGTCGTATAATTTACGAGTGACGGTTACTGTCGTCGGTAAATTGGCACGCGAAATTCGATCGTGATCGACCGAACGGATTTCGTAGCTTcacacccccccccccccccccccgtagGTAACACTTTGAAATGCTACCGGAGgaacgaatatatatatgtaggtaCTTCAGGTTTCTTTAGGAAGTTTCCGTGAAGTGGTTCCATTGTTTCCTTCGTTTTGACTGCTCCGTCGGTGATACGCGCGGTAACGATGCACCGAGGCTTGacaaatatttatctttctcgAATATCTAATCTCCGCACGTTTCTGTAGTCGTGCCGTGGTTTTCGAAGAATCGTTAATTATTCCTCTGACGTAATGATTCGTTTAGTCAGTGATGGGTTgcaatattcattttcttgcACCGCATTGTAGTTTATTGCTTCGCGAAATTACGGTCGGACGAAGGTAGTTAGTTTCGATAGATTGTTGCCGCTCGAGGCGCAGAGGCTTATAGGCCGAGCGGCACGAATCATTTAGGCCGTGTTTGGCTGTATTCATAACGGATATGTTAGCTGTCCCGAGTCTCGGtattaactaaaaataaatgcaCCGAGGTTGACAAGATGTAGGTGATCATCTgctgttattgttatttttttcttttcgttaatGTTCGTTCGGATGACTAACGGGTGTGAAAAGTTGACACGTGGGTTACGGGTATTATGTTTCTGATGGATaggggtgacggatgccgacgCAGAGTGAAAATGTCGGGACAGGCGATAAAGGTTCGCGGAAACGTAGCCCCTTGTTATAGTTAACAATGCCATCAAGGTTGACACGTGTGGTggtgtatatttaaataaagaatcGGGGCCCTGTGAGCGTGCACTCGTGGGCGTTCGCGGTTGATTGTATGCGAGTGAACGCGAATCGATAAATTAGTTTGCTGCTAGCACACGTGAACGCGCGCGCCCCAGCGCACATTTTATGCTtgcgtgtatgtgtatgtgtgtatgtttgC
Coding sequences:
- the Orc4 gene encoding origin recognition complex subunit 4 isoform X2, whose protein sequence is MNKKKNMAIDFQDNMILLTRKYLKRKIMCPETKFRHHVKERMHVLELLKRTVDMGESNSALLIGPRGSGKTTLINSVLKELSSIKSFKDNALIVNLHGLVHTDDRLALKDATRQMQLENVVGDKVFGTFAENLAFLLDCLKSGDKKRSKPVIFILDEFDLFCEHHNQTLLYNLFDIAQSAQAPICVIGMTCRLDVIELLEKRVKSRFSHRQIFLFPGDTSSSEQPTSAFDDRLELFQHLLSLPDDENVNRIEQQYDDCTIDPQFGSMWNDYIKSLVTNATMVNLLKRMYQMDTSERSFRNFLAVAVSTLSEKHQRLEVNDFVEASKIFSQDDKVLMLEGLSVLEICLIIAMKHETEIYDGEPLNFEAVYNRYIKFVNQNSSIQSVQRPVIMKAFEHIKNLEIIIPVSGIHSKVEKEYQYYKFLLTSQQVMEAIKNYPGIPTEVSQWALSSV
- the mdlc gene encoding RING finger protein mdlc yields the protein MEDAESKTDKKNCTFLFKRRKIRSTAARKRKGGSDEDDSSEDETTVVKKERKHDGNNPMKQSTNTKRLKDQEKDIDNDTSEDESITVSYKSTRTPMPAGPSDQGATAILETETEKDKDAQAIFEKAQKINEELEGKEDDKIYRGINNYAQYYKKKDTAAGNASSGMVRKGPIRAPANLRATVRWDYQPDICKDYKETGFCGFGDSCKFLHDRSDYKLGWQLEREAATGEYNNSGDEDDKKYEIHSDDENLPFKCFICRNSFTDPVVTKCKHYFCEKCALEHYRKSTRCYICNVQTNGVFNPAKELIARTKMEERGRENEEDVDESSDDE
- the Orc4 gene encoding origin recognition complex subunit 4 isoform X1 — translated: MTVQNHQSVICEENSMNKKKNMAIDFQDNMILLTRKYLKRKIMCPETKFRHHVKERMHVLELLKRTVDMGESNSALLIGPRGSGKTTLINSVLKELSSIKSFKDNALIVNLHGLVHTDDRLALKDATRQMQLENVVGDKVFGTFAENLAFLLDCLKSGDKKRSKPVIFILDEFDLFCEHHNQTLLYNLFDIAQSAQAPICVIGMTCRLDVIELLEKRVKSRFSHRQIFLFPGDTSSSEQPTSAFDDRLELFQHLLSLPDDENVNRIEQQYDDCTIDPQFGSMWNDYIKSLVTNATMVNLLKRMYQMDTSERSFRNFLAVAVSTLSEKHQRLEVNDFVEASKIFSQDDKVLMLEGLSVLEICLIIAMKHETEIYDGEPLNFEAVYNRYIKFVNQNSSIQSVQRPVIMKAFEHIKNLEIIIPVSGIHSKVEKEYQYYKFLLTSQQVMEAIKNYPGIPTEVSQWALSSV